In Rathayibacter sp. VKM Ac-2762, one DNA window encodes the following:
- the thiD gene encoding bifunctional hydroxymethylpyrimidine kinase/phosphomethylpyrimidine kinase: MTAGARVPRVLSIAGTDPTGGAGVQADLKSIGALGGYGMAVVTALVAQNTHGVRSVHLPPAAFLREQLDAVSDDVTIDAVKIGMLATAEYAGVVAEWLDEVRPPVVVVDPVMVATSGHRLLAPEAEDAVRDLLRRADLVTPNLPELGVLAGEPTASDWPAALAQGAALARALDAAVLVKGGHLDGPATPDAIVTPDGLVREVPGERVATSNTHGTGCSLSSAMATLLAGRDTSSDALVEALTEAKEWLTGALRAADALEVGTGNGPIDHFHRQRPPAFCADVWERTRTLRDEIDALPFVRALGDGSLGREDFEWYLEQDALYLTEYARVLAVAAQRAPTTAEQVFWAEGSASALAAEAQLHRDRLGTRDAAPAPVTRGYTDHLLAVAARGGYGEIVAALLPCFWLYADVGSRLAASGHPEHPYADWLLLYGDPVFATATERAIEFTEQAARDASPRERAAMRDAFLRSSSFEKDFFAAPLARTG, translated from the coding sequence GTGACCGCCGGCGCCCGCGTCCCCCGTGTCCTCAGCATCGCCGGCACCGATCCGACCGGCGGTGCAGGCGTCCAGGCCGACCTCAAGTCGATCGGCGCGCTCGGCGGCTACGGCATGGCGGTGGTCACCGCGCTCGTCGCGCAGAACACGCACGGGGTCCGCTCCGTGCACCTGCCGCCCGCCGCGTTCCTCCGCGAGCAGCTCGACGCGGTGAGCGACGACGTCACGATCGACGCGGTGAAGATCGGGATGCTCGCCACGGCCGAGTACGCCGGAGTCGTCGCCGAGTGGCTCGACGAGGTCCGCCCGCCCGTCGTGGTCGTGGATCCGGTGATGGTCGCGACCAGCGGTCACCGGCTGCTCGCTCCCGAAGCCGAGGACGCCGTGCGCGACCTGCTCCGCCGCGCCGACCTGGTGACGCCGAACCTCCCCGAGCTGGGCGTGCTGGCCGGAGAGCCGACCGCCTCCGACTGGCCGGCCGCGCTCGCGCAGGGAGCGGCACTCGCCCGCGCCCTCGACGCCGCCGTGCTGGTGAAGGGCGGCCACCTCGACGGCCCCGCCACCCCGGACGCGATCGTCACCCCCGACGGCCTCGTGCGCGAGGTCCCCGGCGAGCGCGTCGCCACCTCGAACACGCACGGCACCGGGTGCTCGCTCTCGTCCGCGATGGCGACGCTCCTGGCCGGGCGCGACACCTCCTCCGACGCCCTGGTCGAGGCGCTGACGGAGGCCAAGGAGTGGCTGACCGGCGCCCTGCGCGCCGCCGACGCTCTCGAGGTCGGCACCGGCAACGGCCCGATCGACCACTTCCACCGGCAACGTCCTCCGGCGTTCTGCGCGGACGTCTGGGAGAGGACCCGGACCCTCCGCGACGAGATCGACGCGCTCCCGTTCGTGCGGGCCCTCGGCGACGGCTCCCTCGGGCGGGAGGACTTCGAGTGGTACCTCGAGCAGGACGCTCTCTACCTCACCGAGTACGCCCGCGTCCTGGCCGTGGCGGCGCAGCGCGCGCCGACCACCGCCGAGCAGGTCTTCTGGGCCGAGGGCTCGGCGTCCGCCCTCGCGGCGGAGGCGCAGCTGCACCGCGACCGGCTCGGGACCAGGGACGCGGCTCCCGCGCCCGTGACCCGCGGCTACACCGACCACCTGCTCGCGGTCGCCGCGCGGGGCGGCTACGGCGAGATCGTCGCCGCCCTGCTCCCCTGCTTCTGGCTCTACGCCGACGTCGGGTCGCGCCTCGCCGCCTCCGGGCACCCCGAGCACCCCTACGCGGACTGGCTGCTCTTGTACGGCGACCCGGTCTTCGCGACGGCCACCGAGCGGGCGATCGAGTTCACGGAGCAGGCCGCCCGCGACGCCTCACCGAGGGAGCGCGCCGCGATGAGGGACGCTTTCCTGCGGTCGAGCTCGTTCGAGAAGGACTTCTTCGCCGCACCGCTCGCCCGGACCGGCTGA
- the thiE gene encoding thiamine phosphate synthase, with translation MSLDLSLYLVTDTAQCGPRGVPAVAAAAVRGGVTTVQIRDHDAPAAELVALTRAVAAVLDERTTLLVDDRVDVALAARLAGARVHGVHLGQSDLPVTAARSLLGPDAVIGLTANTPEHLAAVRALPAGTVDYLGVGVIRPTATKPDHPAPLGVDGFAALAAATALPCVAIGGVGAADAGPLRLAGAAGLAVVSALCTAADPAAAARLIRAEWDR, from the coding sequence ATGAGCCTCGACCTCTCGCTCTACCTCGTCACGGACACCGCGCAGTGCGGCCCGCGCGGCGTGCCCGCCGTGGCCGCTGCCGCCGTCCGGGGCGGAGTCACGACCGTGCAGATCCGCGATCACGACGCCCCCGCCGCCGAGCTCGTCGCCCTGACCCGGGCCGTCGCCGCCGTCCTCGACGAGCGCACGACCCTGCTGGTCGACGACCGCGTCGACGTCGCCCTCGCCGCCCGCCTCGCGGGCGCCCGCGTCCACGGCGTCCACCTCGGGCAGTCCGACCTCCCCGTCACCGCCGCCCGCTCGCTGCTCGGACCCGACGCGGTGATCGGGCTCACCGCGAACACCCCCGAGCACCTCGCCGCCGTCCGCGCCCTGCCCGCGGGGACGGTCGACTACCTCGGCGTCGGCGTCATTAGGCCCACCGCGACCAAGCCCGACCACCCCGCTCCCCTCGGTGTCGACGGGTTCGCCGCCCTCGCCGCGGCCACGGCGCTGCCCTGCGTCGCCATCGGCGGAGTCGGAGCCGCGGACGCGGGGCCACTCCGCCTCGCCGGTGCGGCCGGTCTCGCGGTCGTGTCGGCGCTCTGCACGGCCGCCGACCCCGCGGCGGCCGCCCGCCTGATCCGAGCGGAGTGGGACCGGTGA
- the thiM gene encoding hydroxyethylthiazole kinase, whose protein sequence is MSIRTPVHPTLPADTAPDPASVGRDLAELRAAGPLVQCITNAVVTGFTANSLLALGASPAMCDLPGEAGVFAGLASAVLVNLGTPGAEQREGAREAVAAAGRAGTPWVLDPVAVGPLPVRTALAVELLEARPAIIRGNASEILALAGAGAGGRGVDAVDTAEQALDSARVLARRTGGVVAVSGAVDLVTDGERIVRVTGGHPLLTRVTGGGCALGAVMAAFLGAGARPLDAAVSASAVWGLAAERAAAASSGPGSFAVGLLDALAALQPADAEAGARIA, encoded by the coding sequence ATGAGCATTCGCACGCCTGTCCACCCGACCCTCCCCGCCGACACGGCGCCCGACCCGGCGTCCGTGGGTCGCGATCTCGCCGAGCTCCGCGCCGCCGGGCCCCTGGTGCAGTGCATCACGAACGCGGTCGTCACCGGCTTCACCGCCAACAGCCTCCTGGCCCTCGGCGCCAGCCCGGCGATGTGCGACCTGCCCGGCGAGGCGGGCGTCTTCGCGGGCCTCGCCTCCGCCGTGCTCGTCAACCTCGGCACGCCCGGAGCGGAGCAGCGCGAGGGTGCTCGCGAGGCGGTCGCCGCGGCCGGACGCGCCGGCACCCCCTGGGTGCTCGATCCGGTCGCCGTCGGCCCTCTGCCCGTCCGCACCGCTCTGGCGGTGGAGCTGCTCGAGGCGCGGCCCGCGATCATCCGCGGCAACGCCTCCGAGATCCTCGCCCTCGCGGGAGCCGGTGCGGGCGGCCGCGGCGTGGACGCCGTCGACACCGCCGAGCAGGCGCTCGACTCCGCCCGCGTCCTCGCCCGCCGCACCGGCGGCGTGGTCGCCGTCTCGGGAGCGGTCGACCTCGTCACCGACGGCGAGCGGATCGTCCGAGTCACGGGGGGCCACCCGCTGCTGACCCGCGTGACCGGCGGCGGCTGCGCGCTCGGCGCCGTGATGGCGGCGTTCCTCGGCGCGGGCGCCCGCCCGCTCGACGCGGCCGTCAGCGCCTCCGCGGTCTGGGGCCTCGCCGCCGAGCGGGCCGCCGCTGCGAGCAGCGGTCCCGGGTCCTTCGCCGTCGGCCTCCTCGACGCCCTCGCTGCCCTCCAGCCGGCCGACGCCGAGGCCGGGGCGCGGATCGCATGA
- a CDS encoding SbcC/MukB-like Walker B domain-containing protein gives MERAAAALDGAREREGAAARALAALEERVGEDADPESLRPAHEERLASARRAAARMEELRRERIRLRTRIDALTTGRDAAREEHRARADESALAAEALRLLRERVEAFRDGAPSVASRVEQLNAQRRRAVALVEAEEAAVSRSEAAAAAREELAEVLAERGFTTAEEAESAALASGDRARAEAVVAEHERRRSATEAVLADPELRGLPGTAVDLAAAEGRSREASARRDEARAGLSVLEHRSERLAELTATAAGRLAVLGERLHRHEELRGLAETVSGRGQNTRRMDLEAFALAGRLEEIVTAANLRLDAMTSGRYALAHDDSLAYRGAASGLGIDVLDAFTGVRRQPASLSGGETFLASLALALGLADVVTAQSGGISLETMFIDEGFGSLDAETLETALSTLDELRSGGRTIGLISHVDAMRERLPIGLRVAVGPRGDSTILTG, from the coding sequence GTGGAGCGCGCCGCCGCCGCCCTCGACGGCGCCCGCGAGCGCGAGGGAGCCGCGGCTCGTGCTCTCGCGGCGCTCGAGGAGCGTGTGGGCGAGGACGCGGATCCGGAGTCGCTCCGCCCGGCGCACGAGGAGCGGCTCGCCTCGGCGCGCCGCGCCGCCGCCCGCATGGAGGAGCTGCGGCGCGAGCGCATCCGGCTGCGCACCCGGATCGACGCTCTCACGACCGGGCGGGACGCCGCTCGTGAGGAGCACCGCGCCCGCGCCGACGAGTCCGCCCTCGCCGCTGAAGCGCTGCGGCTGCTGCGGGAGCGCGTCGAGGCCTTCCGCGACGGCGCGCCGAGCGTCGCCTCGCGCGTCGAGCAGCTGAACGCCCAGCGCCGTCGTGCCGTCGCCCTGGTCGAGGCCGAGGAGGCGGCCGTCTCGCGGTCCGAGGCCGCCGCCGCCGCCCGGGAGGAGCTCGCCGAGGTCCTCGCCGAGCGCGGCTTCACGACCGCCGAGGAGGCCGAGTCGGCCGCGCTGGCCAGCGGGGACCGGGCGCGGGCCGAGGCCGTCGTCGCCGAGCACGAGCGACGGCGGAGCGCGACGGAGGCGGTGCTCGCCGACCCGGAGCTCCGCGGACTGCCGGGCACGGCCGTCGACCTCGCCGCCGCCGAGGGGCGCTCGCGCGAGGCCTCCGCCCGTCGCGACGAGGCGCGAGCCGGCCTCTCCGTGCTCGAGCACCGCTCGGAGCGCCTGGCCGAGCTCACCGCGACGGCCGCGGGCCGCCTCGCGGTGCTGGGTGAGCGCCTCCACCGCCACGAGGAGCTGCGCGGGCTGGCCGAGACCGTCTCCGGCCGGGGGCAGAACACGCGCCGGATGGACCTCGAGGCCTTCGCCCTCGCCGGACGCCTGGAGGAGATCGTGACCGCGGCGAACCTCCGCCTCGACGCGATGACCAGCGGCCGCTACGCACTCGCCCACGACGACTCGCTCGCCTACCGCGGTGCCGCCTCCGGCCTCGGGATCGACGTGCTCGACGCCTTCACCGGCGTCCGCCGGCAGCCCGCCTCGCTCTCCGGCGGCGAGACGTTCCTCGCCTCGCTCGCCCTCGCCCTCGGCCTCGCCGACGTGGTGACGGCGCAGTCCGGCGGCATCTCGCTCGAGACCATGTTCATCGACGAGGGCTTCGGCTCGCTCGACGCCGAGACGCTCGAGACGGCGCTCAGCACGCTCGACGAGCTGCGGTCGGGCGGTCGGACGATCGGCCTGATCAGCCACGTCGACGCGATGCGCGAGCGGCTGCCGATCGGCCTCCGCGTCGCGGTGGGGCCGCGCGGCGACTCGACGATCCTCACCGGCTGA
- a CDS encoding exonuclease SbcCD subunit D, with product MKLLHTSDWHIGRTFHGHSTTAALATVLEALVETVRAERVDAVLIAGDVFDSAVPAAEHYTLLTRTLEAIRAAGAEVVLTSGNHDSPARLGFQAGLLRGAGVHVLTDPEAYAEPVVLRDASGLEVGVHGIPFLEPALYRHRHPEEQLRRHEDVLAFAMARVRAAAEAAGRPWVVLAHCFAVGAPAAVLERDITAGGLDYVSVEHFAAADYAALGHIHGRAELLPGVRYSGAPLHYSFGEASKPRGAWLVTIGPEGLEGVEWSPLPVPRRLSVIEGELEQLLRDPSLAEVEGDWVSAVLTDPVRPLDAMARLQSRFPGCATLEHRPPHAAAEPRAYAERIRGRSDVEVVDDFLAHVRGGHGATETERALTLDALAAVEAEALR from the coding sequence GTGAAGCTGCTGCACACCTCGGACTGGCACATCGGCCGCACCTTCCACGGGCACTCCACGACGGCGGCGCTCGCGACCGTGCTCGAGGCCCTGGTCGAGACGGTGCGGGCCGAGCGCGTGGACGCGGTGCTGATCGCCGGCGACGTCTTCGACTCCGCCGTGCCCGCCGCGGAGCACTACACCCTCCTCACCCGCACGCTCGAGGCGATCCGCGCGGCCGGCGCCGAGGTCGTCCTCACCAGCGGCAACCACGACTCCCCCGCCCGGCTCGGCTTCCAGGCCGGGCTCCTGCGCGGAGCGGGCGTCCACGTCCTCACCGACCCCGAGGCGTACGCCGAGCCGGTCGTGCTGCGCGACGCGTCCGGGCTCGAGGTCGGCGTCCACGGCATCCCCTTCCTCGAGCCCGCCCTCTACCGCCACCGGCACCCGGAGGAGCAGCTGCGCCGCCACGAGGACGTGCTCGCCTTCGCGATGGCGCGGGTGCGCGCCGCCGCCGAGGCGGCGGGCCGTCCCTGGGTCGTGCTCGCGCACTGCTTCGCGGTCGGAGCCCCGGCCGCGGTCCTCGAGCGCGACATCACGGCGGGCGGGCTCGACTACGTCTCGGTCGAGCACTTCGCCGCGGCCGACTACGCGGCGCTCGGGCACATCCACGGACGCGCCGAGCTGCTGCCGGGAGTGCGCTACTCCGGAGCGCCGCTGCACTACTCGTTCGGCGAGGCGTCGAAGCCGCGCGGCGCCTGGCTGGTGACGATCGGGCCCGAGGGGCTCGAGGGCGTCGAGTGGTCGCCGCTCCCCGTGCCGAGGAGGCTCAGCGTGATCGAGGGCGAGCTCGAGCAGCTGCTGCGCGATCCCTCCCTGGCCGAGGTGGAGGGCGACTGGGTCTCGGCGGTGCTCACCGATCCCGTGCGCCCGCTCGACGCGATGGCGCGCCTGCAGTCGCGCTTCCCCGGCTGCGCCACGCTCGAGCACCGGCCCCCGCACGCCGCGGCCGAGCCGCGCGCGTACGCCGAGCGGATCCGCGGGCGGAGCGACGTGGAGGTCGTCGACGACTTCCTCGCCCACGTCCGCGGCGGTCACGGCGCCACGGAGACCGAGCGCGCCCTCACCCTCGACGCGCTCGCGGCCGTCGAGGCCGAGGCTCTGCGGTGA
- a CDS encoding magnesium and cobalt transport protein CorA, with protein MQRLRPDDEPARTSTVDNAIYQDGRRVVSPGSIPEALAALQKLPDAMAWIGLYRPNAAELAALEDEFSMHPLALEDAISAHQRPKLERYGSDMFVVLRAASYSDQREEVDFGELHLFVGSNFVVTVRHSEKPDLSLVRRRMEADPELLRVGPVAVLYAILDAVVDQYSPVVAGLENDIDEIEAQVFEGDPAVSRRIYELSQEVLDFQRAVAPLTGMLGRLVTDFEVFQSDVELRRYIRDVADHVALVTERVDGFRTTLREILAVNATLVAQRQNEDMKKLAEVGNQQNDEVKRISAWAAIFFAPTMISSIYGMNFDVMPELHVAWGYPAALAAMLASSVVLHRLFKRWGWL; from the coding sequence ATCCAGCGTCTGCGCCCGGACGACGAGCCGGCCCGCACCAGCACGGTCGACAACGCGATCTACCAGGACGGCCGCCGGGTCGTCTCACCCGGCAGCATCCCGGAGGCGCTCGCCGCCCTGCAGAAGCTGCCCGACGCGATGGCGTGGATCGGGCTGTACCGGCCGAACGCGGCCGAGCTCGCCGCGCTCGAGGACGAGTTCTCGATGCACCCGCTCGCCCTCGAGGACGCGATCAGCGCGCACCAGAGGCCCAAGCTCGAGCGGTACGGCAGCGACATGTTCGTGGTGCTGCGCGCCGCCAGCTACTCCGACCAGCGCGAGGAGGTCGACTTCGGCGAGCTCCACCTGTTCGTGGGGTCGAACTTCGTCGTCACGGTCCGCCACTCCGAGAAGCCCGACCTCTCGCTGGTGCGGCGGCGGATGGAGGCCGATCCGGAGCTGCTGCGCGTCGGCCCGGTCGCCGTGCTGTACGCGATCCTCGACGCCGTCGTGGATCAGTACTCGCCCGTCGTCGCCGGTCTCGAGAACGACATCGACGAGATCGAGGCGCAGGTCTTCGAGGGCGACCCGGCGGTGTCCCGACGCATCTACGAGCTCAGCCAGGAGGTGCTGGACTTCCAGCGTGCGGTCGCTCCGCTGACCGGCATGCTTGGGCGGCTCGTCACCGACTTCGAGGTGTTCCAGTCGGATGTGGAGCTGCGCCGCTACATCCGCGACGTCGCCGACCACGTCGCGCTCGTCACCGAGCGGGTCGACGGCTTCCGCACCACGCTGCGGGAGATCCTGGCGGTGAACGCGACCCTCGTCGCCCAGCGCCAGAACGAGGACATGAAGAAGCTCGCGGAGGTGGGCAACCAGCAGAACGACGAGGTCAAGCGGATCTCCGCCTGGGCGGCCATCTTCTTCGCGCCGACCATGATCTCGAGCATCTACGGCATGAACTTCGACGTGATGCCCGAGCTGCACGTGGCGTGGGGGTACCCGGCGGCGCTCGCGGCGATGCTCGCCTCGAGCGTGGTGCTGCACCGGCTCTTCAAGCGGTGGGGCTGGCTCTGA
- a CDS encoding FAD-dependent oxidoreductase, which produces MTPEDTTTTAPRPRSLWRAGAAPIPSDEFVPGAHYDDVVVGAGLTGLVTALLLQRTGRRVLVLEAREVGAVTTGNTTAKLSLLQGAHLSRIAERNIPAVTEAYVAANLAGFRWLLDYCEGAGVPVQRRTAYSYAQTPEGVDAVLKEHATARRFGLATRLVGELDVPFPSTAAVALDDQAQFDPMDALTALAADFRAAGGTLVQGVRALGMRATAPVRVRTSAGPVTGDRAYLLTGAPILDRGLYFAKIAALRSYAVAFRTDAPIPDGMYLSVDEPSRSVRDAERDGERLLLIGGNGHPVGRRPVTSEAVDDLVAWTRRSFPGAEPVAQWSAQDYEPFHRVPFVGWLPRGRGRIFLATGYDKWGMTNAVQAALTLVADLEGGTPAWARTLHRRPTLPRVMAEGLGAGLAVGAWYARGWSAALRAPRSAGVVPAEGQGSLARDGLQPVAVSTVEGRRCAVSAVCPHLGGIVTWNDSERSWDCPLHGSRFAADGTVLEGPAVEPLAPLG; this is translated from the coding sequence ATGACTCCGGAGGACACGACCACGACGGCCCCGCGGCCCCGCTCCCTCTGGCGGGCGGGCGCGGCTCCGATCCCCTCCGACGAGTTCGTCCCGGGCGCGCACTACGACGACGTCGTGGTCGGCGCCGGACTCACCGGGCTGGTCACCGCGCTCCTCCTGCAGCGGACCGGCCGGCGCGTGCTGGTGCTGGAGGCGCGGGAGGTCGGCGCGGTCACGACCGGGAACACGACGGCGAAGCTCAGCCTCCTGCAGGGAGCGCACCTCTCCCGGATCGCGGAGCGCAACATCCCCGCGGTGACCGAGGCCTACGTCGCGGCGAACCTCGCGGGCTTCCGCTGGCTGCTCGACTACTGCGAGGGCGCGGGCGTGCCGGTGCAGAGGCGCACCGCCTACAGCTACGCGCAGACGCCCGAGGGCGTGGACGCCGTCCTGAAGGAGCACGCGACCGCGCGCCGCTTCGGCCTCGCGACCCGCCTCGTCGGCGAGCTCGACGTGCCGTTCCCCAGCACGGCGGCCGTCGCCCTCGACGACCAGGCCCAGTTCGACCCGATGGACGCCCTCACGGCGCTCGCCGCCGACTTCCGCGCCGCCGGGGGCACCCTGGTGCAGGGCGTCCGGGCCCTCGGGATGCGAGCGACCGCTCCCGTCCGGGTCCGCACCAGCGCGGGCCCGGTGACCGGGGACCGGGCCTACCTGCTCACGGGGGCGCCGATCCTCGACCGCGGCCTGTACTTCGCCAAGATCGCCGCGCTGCGCTCGTACGCGGTCGCGTTCCGCACCGACGCGCCGATCCCCGACGGCATGTACCTCTCGGTCGACGAGCCGTCCCGCTCCGTGCGCGACGCCGAGCGCGACGGCGAGCGGCTCCTCCTGATCGGCGGCAACGGCCACCCGGTGGGGCGCAGGCCCGTCACCTCGGAGGCGGTGGACGACCTGGTCGCCTGGACGCGGCGGTCCTTCCCGGGGGCGGAGCCGGTCGCGCAGTGGAGCGCCCAGGACTACGAGCCGTTCCACCGCGTGCCGTTCGTGGGCTGGCTGCCGCGGGGCCGCGGACGGATCTTCCTGGCGACCGGCTACGACAAGTGGGGGATGACCAACGCGGTGCAGGCCGCGCTGACGCTCGTCGCCGACCTCGAGGGCGGGACGCCGGCCTGGGCGAGGACGCTGCACCGCCGGCCCACGCTGCCGCGGGTGATGGCGGAGGGGCTCGGCGCCGGACTGGCGGTGGGCGCCTGGTACGCCCGCGGCTGGTCGGCAGCGCTCCGCGCGCCCCGCTCGGCCGGGGTGGTGCCGGCGGAGGGCCAGGGCTCGCTCGCCCGCGACGGCCTGCAGCCCGTCGCTGTCTCCACCGTGGAGGGGAGGCGCTGCGCGGTGTCGGCGGTGTGCCCGCACCTGGGCGGGATCGTCACCTGGAACGACTCGGAGCGCAGCTGGGACTGCCCGCTGCACGGCTCCCGCTTCGCAGCCGACGGGACGGTGCTGGAGGGGCCGGCGGTCGAGCCGCTCGCCCCGCTGGGCTAG
- a CDS encoding phosphotransferase, with amino-acid sequence MSAGLSIDRIAAWVADQRWYASKGRRPELEVRGAWSLHPGEAEVVDHLFIDRAGTSPVLYQVPVTVHAAPVPGLEDALVYSDDVHFVYDAPRDPVFARALLGMIADGGRSDEDGAQGGARAEGHRQPGAAIGAFASSKVLSGEQSNTSVIVRTTAHDGSDATPVIVKVFRALHHGDNPDVTVQSALNAAGSALVPPVLGNVTGEWDDEGEETGRAFGHLAFAQEFLPGVQDAWRVALEAVAADSDFTGPARELGRATAEVHATLAEVMPTEDTTSEVVERMVAAMRRRLRIASAEVPVIAEDSEAIEAVFRAAETAPWPRLQRIHGDYHLGQVLSVPDRGWVLLDFEGEPLRPMHERRLPDVALRDVAGMLRSFDYAAGAHEQAEPGASRAAWAAASRAAFLEGYAEQAGDAVTAHRAVLDAFELDKAVYEAIYEARNRPEWLSIPVAAVQRLAGRS; translated from the coding sequence ATGAGCGCAGGCCTGTCGATCGACCGCATCGCCGCATGGGTGGCGGACCAGAGGTGGTACGCGAGCAAGGGGCGGCGCCCCGAGTTGGAGGTCCGCGGCGCCTGGTCGCTGCACCCCGGTGAGGCGGAGGTGGTGGACCACCTCTTCATCGACCGGGCAGGCACGAGCCCGGTGCTGTACCAGGTGCCGGTGACCGTCCACGCGGCTCCGGTGCCCGGGCTCGAGGACGCCCTCGTCTACTCCGACGACGTGCACTTCGTGTACGACGCTCCACGGGACCCGGTGTTCGCCCGCGCCCTGCTCGGCATGATCGCCGACGGCGGCCGCTCCGACGAGGACGGCGCCCAGGGCGGCGCCCGCGCCGAGGGCCACCGGCAGCCGGGTGCCGCGATCGGGGCGTTCGCGTCCTCGAAGGTGCTCAGCGGCGAGCAGTCGAACACCTCGGTGATCGTCCGCACCACCGCCCACGACGGATCCGACGCGACCCCGGTGATCGTCAAGGTCTTCCGCGCCCTCCACCACGGCGACAACCCGGACGTGACGGTGCAGTCGGCGCTCAACGCCGCCGGGAGCGCCCTCGTCCCGCCCGTGCTCGGCAACGTGACCGGCGAGTGGGACGACGAGGGCGAGGAGACGGGCCGCGCCTTCGGGCACCTCGCCTTCGCGCAGGAGTTCCTCCCCGGGGTCCAGGACGCGTGGCGCGTCGCCCTCGAGGCGGTCGCCGCCGACTCCGACTTCACCGGACCCGCCCGCGAGCTGGGCCGCGCCACCGCCGAGGTGCACGCGACGCTGGCGGAGGTCATGCCGACCGAGGACACCACGTCCGAGGTCGTCGAGCGGATGGTCGCGGCCATGCGCCGTCGCCTGCGCATCGCCTCGGCAGAGGTCCCCGTGATCGCCGAGGACTCGGAGGCGATCGAGGCCGTGTTCCGCGCCGCCGAGACCGCGCCGTGGCCGAGGCTCCAGCGCATCCACGGCGATTACCACCTCGGGCAGGTCCTGTCCGTGCCCGATCGCGGCTGGGTGCTCCTCGACTTCGAGGGCGAGCCGCTGCGGCCCATGCACGAGCGCCGTCTTCCCGACGTGGCCCTTCGCGACGTGGCGGGGATGCTGCGCTCCTTCGACTACGCGGCGGGCGCGCACGAGCAGGCCGAGCCGGGCGCCTCGAGGGCGGCCTGGGCGGCGGCGAGCCGGGCCGCGTTCCTCGAGGGCTACGCCGAGCAAGCGGGCGACGCGGTCACCGCGCACCGGGCGGTGCTCGACGCGTTCGAGCTCGACAAGGCCGTCTACGAGGCGATCTACGAGGCGCGCAACCGGCCGGAGTGGCTGTCGATCCCGGTCGCCGCGGTGCAGCGCCTCGCCGGACGCTCGTAG